The Cloacibacterium caeni region TTATCCTTGCCACTTTCTTATCAAGAGCATCAGAATTACCCGAAATTAATTTTAGATGAGGTGAAAATAAATGGTAAAATCACGTCTTTTTCTTCTCAAAAATCATTTGAAAATGATGAAAACAATTTAGAATTAAGATATGCTTTGCTCAATTTTACTCCAGGAGAAAAATACAAGGTTTTTTATAAAATAAATAATGGAAATTGGCATCTCGCAGACGAAAATTCTAGAAAATTAGACTTTCCGTCACTTTCGGCTGGCGATTATCAAATCACATTGAAAACCGAAGATAAAAATGCAGCGCCCATTGTTTTGAATTTTACCATAAAACAAGTTTTTTGGAAATCTTGGATTTTTATACTTTTTATAGGCGGTTTGTTGATTTTTTTAATCAATTTTTATTATCGATATCAAATCAGAAAAATAAATTATACCAAACAGCTAGAAATTGACACCATTCGTTTAGAAAAAGAGAGCAACAGTTCGAAACTCAAAGCTTTTAAATCGCAAATGAATCCGCATTTTTTCTATAATGCTCTGAATACTTTGCAGTCGTATATTCTAACCAATGAAAAAAAGCCAGCGCTTACTTATTTGTCTCAATTTTCTGGATTAACGCGCAAAATTTTAGAATTTACAGAACAAGATTACATCTCTTTAGAAGAAGAAATAGAAACGCTGAAACTGTATTTAGAATTAGAAAAAGCGAGATTTAATGGAGATTTACACTATGAAATCTCGACTAAAAATATTGACCATCTTTCTAAAATTCATATTCCTGTTTTGCTTTTACAGCCTTATGTAGAAAATGCAATTAAACACGGACTTCTTCATTCTAGAAAAGAAAAAATATTGAATATTTCCTTTGAGCTGAAAAAAGATTTTCTCTGTATTAGGATAGAAGATAACGGAATTGGTATCGAAAAAAGTAAAATTATTAATGCTCAAAAAGGCAACCAAAAACCAGCTTCTTTTGCAACTTCGGCACAAGAAAAAAGAGTAGAAATCCTTAATAAAATGTATAAAAATTCTGTTTCTATCATCATAGAAAATAAGGAAAACGAAAATGGAGTTTCTATAGGAACTTTGGTGAAAATTCAACTAAAACCCATTAATGTATTATGAAAGCACTGATTGTAGATGACGAAGAAAGAGCTAGAGTTTCTCTTAGATATTTAATTGCAGAATTTTTGCCCCATTTAGAAATTGTGGCAGAGTGTGATGGGATTCCTAATGCTGTGAAATCTATACATAAACATAAGCCAGATTTGGTTTTTTTAGACATCGAAATGCCTGGACATTCTGGATTAGAGATTCTAGATTTTTTTGACGAAAAAGATTTAAATTTTGGAATAATTTTTACCACAGCTTATCAAGAATATGCCATTAAAGCATTTAAACTTTCGGCGGTAGATTATTTGTTAAAACCCATTAATCCTATAGAATTGCTAGAAGCGGTAAATAGATTTCAGAAATTAACAAGTCAGAAAATAAAAGTGCTTCACGAAAGCTTAGGAAAAGATTTTTCAGAAACCAAAAAAATAGGAATTTCTCATAGCAACGGAATAGAACTTATTTTGCCAGATGAAATTATTTATATCAAAGGAGAAGGAGCGTATTCAGAAATACATTTGACGGATGGTA contains the following coding sequences:
- a CDS encoding LytR/AlgR family response regulator transcription factor, whose protein sequence is MKALIVDDEERARVSLRYLIAEFLPHLEIVAECDGIPNAVKSIHKHKPDLVFLDIEMPGHSGLEILDFFDEKDLNFGIIFTTAYQEYAIKAFKLSAVDYLLKPINPIELLEAVNRFQKLTSQKIKVLHESLGKDFSETKKIGISHSNGIELILPDEIIYIKGEGAYSEIHLTDGKKILASKNLKMFEENLAENPQFIRVHKSYIVNFNHLISINKSNGGTIVMTNQMEIPFNSDSYELILEKINLIKK